Proteins from a single region of Salvelinus fontinalis isolate EN_2023a chromosome 15, ASM2944872v1, whole genome shotgun sequence:
- the il17a/f1 gene encoding interleukin 17a/f1 — MTVLCLMGLLVMMMMGAEAAPHVHPGMTGRRSQNNLQGHKKPVEPSAPNTITVPLHLDPSNLIPSRPVRSIGNHSISPWTTNTTYDESRFPHTISEVRCSLEGCLNVAGKEDRSLESKPIYHQILVLRKMMGSEDRYYYRLESKIIAVGCTCVRPSIEHQQ; from the exons ATGACG GTGCTGTGTTTAATGGGGctgttggtgatgatgatgatgggtgCAGAGGCAGCCCCCCACGTCCATCCAGGGATGACAGGGAGACGCTCACAGAACAACCTTCAGGGACACAAGAAGCCTGTAGAGCCTTCAGCTCCAAACACAATAACTGTCCCCCTGCACCTGGACCCGAGCAACTTGATTCCTTCCCGCCCCGTCAGATCCATTGGGAACCACTCGATCTCCCCATGGACTACCAA cacCACCTATGATGAGTCTCGCTTTCCCCATACCATCTCAGAGGTCAGGTGCTCTCTGGAGGGCTGTCTGAACGTCGCGGGTAAGGAGGACAGGAGCCTGGAGTCCAAACCCATTTACCACCAGATCCTGGTCCTGAGGAAGATGATGGGGAGCGAGGACAGATACTACTACCGGCTGGAGTCAAAGATCATCGCGGTGGGCTGCACCTGTGTCAGGCCTAGCATTGAGCACCAACAGTAA
- the LOC129811854 gene encoding stathmin-4-like isoform X2, whose product MTLAAYRDKIRELPLVSIFCSCILPEAKEKPTKKDVVDLNLCIIRDMEVIELNKRRSGQAFEVILKPPSFDGGPNPLATTPPRREPSLEEIQRKLDAAEERRKCQEAELLKHLAEKREHEREVAQKALEEHNNFIRLAKERMELRMEHNKEKREAHLAAMLERLQEKDKHAVEVS is encoded by the exons ATGACTCTCGCag CCTACAGAGACAAGATACGGGAGCTCCCTCTAGTGTCCATCTTCTGTTCCTGCATCCTACCTGAAGCCAAAGAGAAGCCCACCAAGAAAG ATGTGGTGGACCTGAATCTGTGCATCATCAGGGACATGGAGGTGATTGAGCTGAACAAGAGGAGGTCCGGCCAGGCCTTCGAGGTCATCCTGAAGCCCCCCTCGTTTGACGGGGGTCCGAACCCTCTTGCCACAACACCTCCACGCAGGGAGCCCTCCCTGGAAGAGATCCAGAGAAAGCTGGACGCcgctgaggagaggagaaag TGCCAGGAGGCTGAGTTGCTGAAGCACCTGGCTGAGAAGCGGGAACACGAGCGTGAGGTGGCCCAGAAGGCCCTGGAGGAACACAACAACTTCATTCGGCTGGCCAAGGAACGCATGGAGCTGCGCATGGAGCACAACAAGGAGAAACGGGAGGCACACCTGGCCGCCATGCTGGAACGCCTGCAGGAGAAG GACAAGCACGCTGTGGAG GTTTCATGA
- the LOC129811854 gene encoding stathmin-4-like isoform X1, which yields MTLAAYRDKIRELPLVSIFCSCILPEAKEKPTKKDVVDLNLCIIRDMEVIELNKRRSGQAFEVILKPPSFDGGPNPLATTPPRREPSLEEIQRKLDAAEERRKCQEAELLKHLAEKREHEREVAQKALEEHNNFIRLAKERMELRMEHNKEKREAHLAAMLERLQEKDKHAVEVRKNREHKEESG from the exons ATGACTCTCGCag CCTACAGAGACAAGATACGGGAGCTCCCTCTAGTGTCCATCTTCTGTTCCTGCATCCTACCTGAAGCCAAAGAGAAGCCCACCAAGAAAG ATGTGGTGGACCTGAATCTGTGCATCATCAGGGACATGGAGGTGATTGAGCTGAACAAGAGGAGGTCCGGCCAGGCCTTCGAGGTCATCCTGAAGCCCCCCTCGTTTGACGGGGGTCCGAACCCTCTTGCCACAACACCTCCACGCAGGGAGCCCTCCCTGGAAGAGATCCAGAGAAAGCTGGACGCcgctgaggagaggagaaag TGCCAGGAGGCTGAGTTGCTGAAGCACCTGGCTGAGAAGCGGGAACACGAGCGTGAGGTGGCCCAGAAGGCCCTGGAGGAACACAACAACTTCATTCGGCTGGCCAAGGAACGCATGGAGCTGCGCATGGAGCACAACAAGGAGAAACGGGAGGCACACCTGGCCGCCATGCTGGAACGCCTGCAGGAGAAG GACAAGCACGCTGTGGAGGTGAGGAAAAACAGAGAGCACAAGGAGGAGAgcgggtag